The Molothrus ater isolate BHLD 08-10-18 breed brown headed cowbird chromosome 1, BPBGC_Mater_1.1, whole genome shotgun sequence genome includes a window with the following:
- the EVX1 gene encoding homeobox even-skipped homolog protein 1 has protein sequence METRKEMVMFLEGTTLGALVGKRVPNLSEAVGSPAAEPQEKMIHRNCISPRPGPLSSRERGGGGGGGGEDEEEVEVLPGTGTVPESRSAAAALLSAGQQPPVPELPSSKGQQSSSDTESDFYEEIEVSCTPDCATGSAEYQHSKGPCSEALAGSPSGGGDHPKGSGGSGGSQGSLACSASDQMRRYRTAFTREQIARLEKEFYRENYVSRPRRCELAAALNLPETTIKVWFQNRRMKDKRQRLAMTWPHPADPAFYTYMMSHAAATGNLPYPFPSHLPLPYYSHMGIGATSASAATPFSTPLRPLDTFRVLSHPYPRPELLCAFRHPSLYPAPTHGLSSAGGSPCSCLACHSGQSNGLAQRPSGSDFTCSATTRTDSFLTFTPSVLSKATSVSMDQREEVPLTR, from the exons ATGGAAACCAGGAAGGAGATGGTGATGTTTCTGGAGGGGACTACTCTTGGCGCTCTAGTTGGCAAGAGGGTGCCTAATTTGTCCGAAGCAGTGGGGAGCCCCGCTGCGGAGCCGCAGGAGAAGATGATCCATCGGAACTGCATCAGCCCCAGACCTGGCCCCTTGTCGTCCcgggagagaggaggaggaggaggtggcggAGGAGAAGACGAAGAGGAGGTGGAGgtgctgccagggacagggacggtGCCGGAGAGCCGCTCGGCGGCGGCAGCACTGCTTTCGGCCGGACAGCAGCCCCCCGTCCCGGAGCTCCCCTCCagcaaagggcagcagagcagctcgGACACCGAGTCGGATTTCTATGAGGAAATCGAGGTGAGCTGCACCCCGGACTGCGCCACGGGGAGCGCCGAGTACCAGCACAGCAAAG GGCCGTGCTCCGAGGCGCTGGCCGGCAGCCCCAGCGGCGGGGGGGATCACCCCAAGGGCAGCGGAGGCAGCGGCGGCTCCCAGGGCTCGCTGGCCTGCAGCGCCAGCGACCAGATGCGCCGCTACCGCACCGCCTTCACCCGCGAGCAGATCGCCCGGCTGGAGAAGGAGTTTTACCGGGAGAATTACGTGTCCAGGCCCCGGAGATGTGAGCTGGCGGCTGCTCTAAATCTGCCAGAAACCACCATCAAG GTTTGGTTCCAGAACCGCAGGATGAAGGACAAGCGGCAGCGCCTGGCCATGACCTGGCCTCACCCGGCCGACCCGGCGTTTTATACGTACATGATGAGCCACGCGGCAGCCACCGGGAACCTGCCGTACCCGTTCCCGTCCCACCTGCCCCTGCCGTACTACTCCCACATGGGCATCGGCGCCACATCGGCCTCTGCCGCCACCCCCTTCAGTACCCCCCTGAGGCCTCTGGACACCTTCAGGGTCCTGTCCCACCCGTACCCGAGACCAGAACTGCTGTGCGCCTTCAGACATCCCTCTCTCTACCCTGCCCCAACTCATGGACTCAGCAGCGCcgggggcagcccctgctcctgcctggcatgCCACAGCGGCCAGTCCAACGGGCTGGCGCAGAGACCCTCCGGATCAGACTTTACCTGTTCGGCCACAACCAGGACTGACTCCTTTCTCACTTTCACGCCCTCTGTGCTGAGCAAAGCCACCTCAGTTTCCATGGACCAGAGAGAAGAAGTACCTTTAACGAGATAA